Below is a window of Sulfitobacter sp. SK012 DNA.
CAACTAAGCAAACCCCGATCAACCGCAAATTTGACGCAGCAGGGGTGTAATGCGCCCAAGCCAACCTATTTGCCATCCGGGGCGAAAATGATTTTTCCGACAACCTGCAGGCACAGACGCAAATCGGTCCACAAGCTAGAGGTCGCGATATACTCAAGGTCTAGCCTGCATCTGTCGCTGAACGTGCCATTGCGCTGGAATAACTGCGCTGGACCCGCTATTCCGGGAAGAACGGAAAGCCGAGGCAACTGCCAGTTTTCGTAACGTTCCAATGGTACCGAACTGGCCCTTGGCCCGATTAACGACATTTCTCCGCGCAGCACATTCAAAAGTTGTGGCAATTCATCCAGACTTGTCTTGCGCAGAAAACGTCCAATGCGGGTTACCCTGGGATCATTCGTTATTTTGAAATCCGGCCAGGCGGCCTCGTTCAAATCCAGTAGCTTCAGCTTCAATTCTTCAGCACCAACAACCATCGTCCGAAATTTTAGTAAATTGAATGGTTCACCGCGACGCCCAAAGCGTCGATGACCAAACAGAGCAGCCCCCCCTCCATCGAGTTTGATCAACATCACGATAAGGATGCCTGCCGGCAAAACCAAAGGCGATGCGAGAAGAATTAAAAAAACATCGAATAATCTTTTGCTTGGCCTTTGCGTCAGAACTGGTATTGAAGCAGCTTCGCTAGCATCAAAAACATCAGAAATAAAAAATTTACTATTCAAAAATCCACCCTCGAAATATAAATATAATATCGTGATTGGAGAGCTTGGAAAATTTTAGCGCAGCCTGTAACTGCTAAAAAATTGCCGTCCGATTTAGATTGATTCGCCATAAAAAAATTTCTAATAACGTTTAAATATCACTAGGAGAGAAACCTATCAACGGTTAGTAGGTAATTGATAAAAAATGCAACTTATCATAGAAAAATTAAAAGCCGCCCAACACTCCAATTGTATGATATGGCAGATCATCTGCCATACCTGGTAGGAAAGTGTTCCATCCCGGATGATCACATAGACCCTCGCCGTTCTGCGTTTTTCATTGCAAGATCGGTTTTTGAGGAAGCCCGGGAGGACGCCCAATGCTGATCAATCTTCACAGTCAGGCGACAACAACGCCTAAGATACGGGCTGCCATCCAGGCGGGCGATGGGCCCGCATGGGTTCTAGCTGAGCGTTTTGGCACAACTGAACAGACGGTTTGGAAATGGCGCAAGCGCGACAGTGTACATGACCGCAGCCATACCGCTCATCGACTGCAAACGACGCTGACGCCGGCGCAGGAGGCTGTCGCGGTTGCGCTGCGTAAGACGCTGCTTGTCTCGCTGGATGACCTGCTGGCTGTGGTGCGGGAATTCCTGAACCCGGATGTGTCACGCTCGGGCTTGGATCGGTGTCTGCGACGGCACGGCGTGGGCAACCTGCGTGATCTCAAGGGAAAGGTGGCCCGTCCCAAGCACAGTGGCTTTAAAGCTTATGAACCAGGGTACATCCACATCGATGTGAAATACCTGCCTCAAATGGCGGACCAAACGTCCCGCCGCTACCTGTTTGTCGCGATTGACCGGGCCACCCGCTGGGTCTTTATCCGCGTCTACAACAGTAAGACAGCGGCCAATGCGCGTCGCTTTCTGCGGGATTTGGAGCGGTCCTGCCCGATACGCATCCGAACCATACTCACGGACAATGGAAAAGAATTCACCGACCGTCTCTTTGGCCTGCGTAAACGCGCCCAAACCGGCAACCATGAGTTCGACAAGCTTTGTGTCGAACTGGAAATCGACCACCGCCTGACGCCACCGATGTCGCCGCAAACCAACGGCATGGTCGAGCGATTTAACGGCCGGATTGAGGACGTCTTGCAAAGCCACCACTTCCAATCTGGGGAGGAACTAGAAGCCACCCTGCATCGATATGTCTGGCTCTATAACCAGCAACTTCCTCAGTCAGCCCTAGGCAGCAAGACGCCCTTGCAAGAGATGAAGGACTGGCACAAACTTAACCCCAGTCTGTTCAAGAAACAGCCATACTACCGTCCGGGATGTGACCGGTAAGCCAAACTATTGAACCTGCGCAATGCTAGCGCCCGCAGCACAGAAAGTAGTTCAAGCAAATGGTCAGCAGCCTTTTTGGGACATCCGCACCTAAGGCTAGACATCTGACACCCACCCAATGGAGCTGTGTTACCGAATGGTTGTTTTCTGCCCCAGATAAGGACCTTCAAAGAACATCTGGCGCGACCCGCGCTATCTGGTTCAATCCGCTACTGCAATTTACTTTTTAGAATGAATAATCCTGACATGGGGGAAAAATTTGATGGTCATGGCTTGTCTCGAGGCGGTTGTACTAATTTGTCTGAGCTTACAATTCTACCACTATGTACTATACCCGCTGTTGCTTGGCATTATCTGGTGGCTTCGCCGGGGCCGCCCTGCCCCGGCCGGTAACGGCCCGTATAGAGTATCGCTGATTATTAGCGCCTTCAACGAGGAACGGGTTATTGCTGACAAACTGCGCAACTGTGCGCAGCTCGTGCCTGCGCCGGTCGAGGTCATCCTCGTGTGCGACGGCTCTGATGACCACACGGCTGAGATTGCGCGCGGGCTCGACCTGCCAGGCTTGACCCTTCACGTGATGCATCGGCCCGAGCGGCAAGGAAAATCCGCCGCGATGAATCGTGCTGCGGATTGCGCCATAGGTGACATTCTGCTTTTCTCTGACGCAAACGCTTTTTACTTGCCCGAAACGATCGGTGCCATCACGAGAGAATTCCGCGACCCCAGCGTGGCAGTGGTCAGCGGTGCCAAGAAAATCTTGGAGGAGCCGGCCAAGGCTTCCAGCGTCGGCCAAGCCGACGGTCTCTACTGGCGCTATGAGGCCTTCATCCGTAAATGCGAAAGCGACCTCGGCACAACCGTGGCGTCAGTGGGCGAGATCCTGTCGATCCGCCAAGAGTACTGGCGACCGATCCCGCCTGGCACGGTCAACGACGACGCCTGGATGACTCTAGTCTCGCTGGCGCAGGGGCTGAACGTGCGCTTTGCGCCTGACGCAATAAGCCTCGAAGAGGCAAGCCCGGACGCCAACTTTGAAGCGACCCGCCGACGCCGGATCAATTCGGGGCGTTTGAAGCTCCTGGGTACGCGCGAGGTCTGGCCCTTACGGCGGCCTCGGGTACTGCTGGCCTTGCTGTCGCATAAAGTACTCAGAGTGCTTTTACCGATCCCCATGATAGCAGGTTTCGTAGCCAATCTGGCAGTGGTTATGTGGCCAAAGGCCTCTGTGTTGATGGACGTGACTTTGTTAGTGCAACTCGCGGCATTGGGACTTGGTGTAGCAGGCCATTTTTTCAGCATTTCAGGCAGAAAGGCTCGACTGCCATCACTTGCCTATCACGTCCTAAGGGGGAATGTATCGGCGCTGCTGGCCATGTATGATGTAATGCGCGGGCAGTCTCACACGATTTGGCAAAAGCCTCCGCGCTGATGCCTAAGAAGCAAGGCCATTAGGGAGCAAAAGCTGTTTCTAAGCTTCGCCAGAATAGGCCCTCATCGTGCTTTCAATCATGGTATCGACGCTGAACTCGGTTTCGACTAACTTCCGCGCAGCATCAGCGACGCGCCTGCGCCTGGGCTCATCGGGGATCAAAAGGTCGAGCAGACGGGTGATGGCCTCCACAGAGGCTGGAGGCGCAAAGAAGGCTGTCCTGTCATGTTCGAGCACCGCCGCGATGCCCGGCAGATCAGATGAAAGTACCGGAACGCCCTGCCTGCAGGCTTCGAGTATTGAATAGGGCAACCCTTCACTGATCGACGGCTGGCACATCAGGTCGAGCCCCGAAAGGATGCAAGGAATATCGATGCGGAAGCCGGCGAAATGGATGATATGCTCAAGCCCGTGCCGCGCTACCTCTGCCCGCAGCGCGGCCTCGTCCGGCCCTTTACCTACGATAAACAGCCGCGCACGCGCCCTGTTCTCTTCACTTAACTGCAGCAACGCCTCGAATAGGAACCGGTGGCCCTTGATAACGTCTAGGCGCGTGATGGCCCCAATAATGAAAGTGTCTTCTGGCCAGCCAGCCTCTGCCCGCAGATTGCAGGCGACGGGTGTCTCCGTCAGCGGATCGATGCCGTTGCGACTGAGGGTCACGCGCCGCGCTGGGATGTAGATGTCGTCCTTTAGATAGGCTTCGACAGAAGTTGATACCACGATGAATCGAAAGCCCGCCCAATTGCACAGCCTCAGCGCGCCCTCGTGGATTTGTTTGCGCGGCAGATCGGGATGTGTGGCGCGATAGACGGAATGGACCGTTGCGACTCGGTTGGGTACTCGTGCGAAAACGGCCGCCAGCGCCCCCCAAATCTGCGACTGCATGTTGTGAAGATCGACCACCGCTCGTCCGCGTGCCAGACGCGCGAGATCCAGAATTAGCCGTGGGTCGCCCCTCTTGCGGCGGAGCGGTTCCACATTCATTCCCTCTTTCTCCAGATCGCGATGCAGTTGCGAGCCGGACAGGGCGGCGACAAGGTAGGGGTGCCCATGCGCCTCACACCACCGCGCGGTCTGGATCACGCGAACATCCGCGCCACCAAAAGCGCGCGACAGACATACGATGAGGCAGGACTGAGATCTATTCGGATCGGCACCGACATCCGCCTGAAAGAGAATGGACATTCTGGTTCGCAATCCCAATACTTATCAAATCGAGTCTTCCTTTCAGGCTTGGACCCAAAAAGCAACCAAATCGGGCAGAGAGCAGAATGAGTAAAAGCAGAGCCCGGGGTCGCGGACGGATCATCCACATGATCGATGGCTTGGGTCATGGCGGAGCCGAGCGCCTTATGACACCAATACTGTCTGGCCTGGCCAAGGTTGGGTATGATGTGCAGGTCATCGCGCTGCAGAACAAAGATGGCAACCAAGAGGCGGAGCGGCTGAAGGATCATGGTGTGCCGGTGCGCAGCCTGCCCATTGACAAGCTCAAGCGCGCGGACCAGATCGCCGCGGCTCTTTGGGCGTTACGCGCAGACAAGCCCGGATTGATCCATGCCCATCTGCAGTTCTCGATCATTCTATCAGGCCTGGCCCGCTGCACCCTTGGCATCCCCTCCGTAGTGACGCTGCACACCGATCAATCCGGTACAGGGTTTGACCGCGAGACCTTGCGCTTCGGGCTTAGTAACGCCTTCATGAACCGCTGCTGCGACCGGGTGATCTGCTTGACCGAAGCATCAAAACGGCACGCTGTGGCGCAGGGATTAGACCGGGCCCCGCTTGCGGTTTTGCCAAATGGTATTGACCTTGCCCCTTATGGTGCAGCGCCTCTCCATGTCCGCGCGGCGCTGCGCCATCGGCTTGGTCTGGCTGAGGACGATACGGTGCTGATCTCAGTCGCGGTTCTGCGCCCTGAGAAAGGCCTCGACCGCCTGATCGCTGCGTTGGATAGGCTGGTCATAACCCATCCCCGACTAAAGCTAGTCATAGTCGGTGATGGGGCACAAAAAGAAGCGCTGCTCCGGCAGATCGCCCGCGCTGGCCTGGAGAACCGCGTCCTAATGACAGGCTACCGCACCGACATCCCCGACCTTTTGGCAATTGCAGATGTCTTTGTTCTGCCGACCCTGGCCGATGCCTTGCCAACTGTTGTCATTGAGGCAATGGCGAGCCGGCTGCCAGTGATCGCGAGCAACGTGGGCGGGTTGCCCGAGATGATCGGCGATGATGAGGGGCAGCTCGTGCCACCCGACAATGTCCCTGCCCTGGCAGACGCCATCGCAGGAGTGCTTCGTGACGACCCCACACGTCTGGCTATGGGCGCGCGCGCTCTTGACCGCGCACAAATAGAGTTTTCCATCGAAACTCAGGTTGCAAGGCTCTCTGCACTTTATGATACGCTGATGAAACCCGGAATTAAACGATGAAACGAATTGCTATCGTCGAAACAGATGCACGCGGCGGGCTTATTCATTTCGCCTATCATATGGCCGATGCCCTTGCCGCTGAGGGATCCGATGTCACGCTGGTGACCGGCAGCGATTACGAGCTGGCAGCGCAACCGCATCGGTTCAGCGCCCGACCCATACTCAAACTCTGGCCGCAGTTCGACCAGAGTAGCGCAAACCCACTGCTACGGCGGGTCCGGCGGGCTTGGCGCGCCTTCGTGCTGTTGCGCGAATGGAGTCGGCTAACGCTGTATCTGCTGCGCTCCAAGCCCGACGTCGTGATCTTCAGCATCGTGCGCTTTCCGTTTCTGGCTATTTTCCTCAAGGTCCTGCACGCAAGCGGGATAGACCTTACTCAGCTCTGTCACGAGTTTGAAAAACGCGACGAAACACCCGGTTTCTGGCACCGGGTCGAAGACCGTCTGTTTGCGGCGACCTACCGGCAATTCTCATCCATTTTCTTTCTGTCGCAGAATATCCGTGACGATTTTCTGGCTCGCCATGCGATACCTGCGCGGACATGCCTACTGCCCCATCCACCACAGCATGCCCTTCTCGGCTCGGACCTACCAGTCGAGACGGTTCAGAACCGGTTAGGGCTGTCGCCCAAAGATCGCATCGTCCTTTTCTTTGGCCTTCTGCGCCCCAGCAAGGGGGTCGATGACCTAGTCCAAGCCTTTTCATTGCTCGGCGATATGCATCATCTAAAACTTGTGATCTGCGGCTATCCAAGCAATAACTTCGACACGCGCGCGATTCAAGCTCTGGCGGAGCAACTGGGTGTCACTTCGCGCACGGTTTTTGCGTTCGAATACCTGCCAAACGACGCTGTGGCTCCGCTACTTTCACTCGCCGAAGTAGTAGTGTTTCCTTATCGCAACGCCACCGCCAGCGGAGCGCTGGCGCTGGCGCAGGGCTTGGGTCGTCCAGTGGTGGCGACCTCTGTCAGCGGGCTTACCGAAGCGATTGAGCATGGCGTTACGGGACGGCTCGCAGCACCTGGCATGCCGCAGTCCCTAGCAGCTGAGATCCGAGCCGTTCTTGAAGATGCCGCAGCAGCCGACGGTATGGGCTTGGCCGCGCGCCGCCTTTTCGATGAGGAACGCAGCTGGCATGTGCTAGCGACCCGATTGCTAGCCTGTCTTGACAAGCGCGACCCGCAGGAGCGCAGATAGAGGCCAGTACGCAGTACAACTCTGAGCAACTAGTCGTGCCGGATTTTCAGACGCAGCTGCTGCAAGCTAGTGGGGGCAGCTAAATGCGAGCAACTCCGTTTTACGGTTGTCGGCGCTATCTCAACCGAGCTGCGTGCAAGAATGCTGACGGAACGCACTTCGAAGACCATACCTCGCAAAACCATCAATGGGAAGGAATGAGAACTCGCCCAGCGGACGTACCCCATCTCTAAGGGAAAATCAAAGGCCGTCGTGGCGGCAGCGTTGATGCTGTCAGGCTTCGGGGTATGGAGATTCCTTGTCGCGATGCGGATCAGTCGCGTCTCGCTATGGCTGCAATCAGAAAGGCCTCCGTCGAGCCCGTGCCGTTCGCGCGAAACAGGAGCCCTTCTGCTCTCTTACGGAAGCCACATCGTCTAAACCAGCGCGTTTTATGCGATGCACATGCGCTCTCACCAGTTGGCAATCCTGATTTTAATGAGCGACGGCGCTCTAGGCCTGTACTTCATGGCAGCGCCTATTCCCAAGATTGCGATCATTGCCGTTTCCGGTTCGCTGACACGGGCCACCTTCCCTACCCTTACCCTTGTGGTCGACAAGGCCGATCAGCTGAGGGGGGTATATCTAAGCGCGGTGGCGGACAGTATGGGTTTGATGGCACTTATCTCCCTTGGGCTCGCGTCTTTGGCTCTTTTAATGACGGTGGTCCCCTTCCGTGACAGCTGAGCGCACGCTTGGCCGGTCCTCGCCATCCTTGCCCTGACCAGCCTACAAGTGACGCTGGGTTGGAAAGTGGGGGAAATGATCAAGTCCATGGGCCTTCTCGCCACATGGGGCGCGGCCCCACAGAGCCAACGCTTAGACGTCGTCTGGCGGCTATCTTGATGGTCGAGATCGAAACAGTGGCCTTGCGGCTGACCTAACATGAGCCGGTCTGCAGGCGTTGAAATCGACCGGCCAGACCCTGCGCGCTGTGAGCGTGCTCATTGCGGCAGCGGCGTTGGTGGCAGCGATCTTGCTCGGCCCGCAGGGCCACTTCAAGATTTATCTGGTTCCGACCCTCACTCTTGTGGTCGCCATCGTTATCGATGCATTATCCTATTTTGCGCTAATGTTTGCCCATTAACGAAAACGTGTATTGCAGGTAATCGAGTTGAATCGAAATTGACCGCGATATCAGCGCCTCAAATATTGACAATAGTGCACGAAATGGCATGTTTCTCAGAACTGCACGATACCCGAAAATGATCTCGATAACCTGGTAGAAGAATTGCGAATGAAAATGAAAAGACGCAGCTTTGGAATGCTCGGATTGTCCTGGCTGATCTATCCCTTCACGGCAGGGCAGAGCCTTGCGGGTGTCGACACTCCATCGTTAAAAAAACAAATTGAGGATTTCAAGAAGCGCGTCAGGCGATACCGACGCCCCTATGGTGGCACGGCACCCTGGAACATAAAGGTCAACGGCCTGCCCCGTCTTAAAGAATCACGCAAGGCCTCCGATCTGCTATGGCTGAAATCTCCCAACCGCGAGGGAAACTTCAATCTCAGTTTCGACGCCTACACTTACCCCGTGTATCACGCCGTAGAAGCCACAGGCGTGATCAATGTCAGGACAAAGTGGAGCGGCAACCTCGACGGCAAACGCATCCCTTGGAACGCAACCTGGACGCCGGCACCAGGTAACGACAGGCAGGTGATCATACTCGACGCGGCAAACGGACGCGAATGGAACCTCTTTCAGGTCAAGGTGCGCGGCTCGACGCTGCACGCAACAAACGGTAACCTTGTGCCGGGCGATTATCGGAGCCGCACGAAGGGCTACCCGCCGTCTCGTGGCATCGGCATACCCTATCTCGCCATGCTGGTGCGACCCGAAGAAATAGCTGGCGGCCGCATCGCACATGCCTTGTCCATGCCAGTGTCGAACCCCAGTGGCAGGACTTTTGTGGCCCCGGCAACAAAGCTCGAGAACGCCACTGGCAGGGGCGGCATTCCGATCGGCATGCGGTTTGCCATCGATGTCACAGAGAAGGACATTCAGACTTGGGTGAGCCGTCAGCGCGATTTCACCCCACAGTTGCGTCATGCTGCCGTCGTGATCGCCAGAGCACTGCGCGATTACGGCTGGTTCGTCACCGACAACGCTGGAAGCGCAAGTTTCCAGTTCGAGGCCAACGTCAGCGCCGCGGGTGATTGGTATCTACTTGGCCTGTCGCAAACTGGGTCCAACGCCCGGGTCTTCCCGCGTGATCTGCTCGACGGCCTGATTACACGTGATAGGGTCTATGCTATTGCTCCCAGTAATTATTATACCCGAGGCTGAGGCCTCTAAGCGCGTGCCTCGGTGCGAGCGCTGCATCAGAGGGGCGCTCGAAAACGAATGCGAAACAGCCTCACTCTTCGGCCAACCGCCCATAAATAGGCTAAAAAAGTTGGGCCCACTCGGTGAGAGCTACAGTGCAGTAATCCTTGAAATTCTGGCCGCGGTAGGGGCAGCGCTCTTGGTAGAAACGGTTAAGAGCTGAGACTAAAAGGTTAACCGATTTCCGCAAACTTCGCGTCTGCCTGAAGCAAAGTACGTCACATTATCATCGTCATGTCCTATGCTTGTCATGCAAGCCCATGGCTTGCGTATCCATTCAGGCCTCATGCGAAGACGGCGGCTGACCATACTCAAACACGGTCCCTTACGACCAAGCCCATACCGATCCAGCCGCCACCATTGCCCGCCAAAATTGACTTGGTGGGCAATGGCTCAATCTTTGCAGATCGATGGGGAAAACATAAGACAAGCCCTGATACAGGACAACAACCGGCAGCTTTTTTTGACGTCGACCTAACGTGCTGAAGTCAGGGACCTCCCAGTCAAGGTCGATCAACTTCAACAGGCTCCTCACAAGGCCCATTGTCTGCCTCAATGGCATTTCAAACAGCATTTACAAAATGAGTCTGGCTTGGATCGCTGTAGCGTGGATGGCGGGCCCGCTTGCCCGCCAGCATAGCATTCCACCTGGCCTCTGGGCTGAATCAAATGGTCAGTGACCTCGGTTGTTTCAGGACCTCGTTGTACTCAGGCCAGTTTCTCGTGTGGGAAATCGGGGGTAGTTTTGCTCACAGGCACAAGCTACCAAGACGGATTGACGACGTGAATCCCAAGCACAAGAATATTTGCGCTGCAAAGCCGCTTCGCGGCTGCAAACGCATGGTTACCAGCGTTTAAAGTAGAGCCAAGAAATTTTTAGTTATCAAGCACCGCGCCATTATTCCAGCCCCTGAAATCGCGTTTTAGGCCCATAGTTGCGCCAACGTCAGACATATCAGACGCGGGTAAGCAAGAGTTCTTGGTGATTCTGTTCTCAACTCCAGCGAACCAAAAGTCTGGAACGAGAACAGCCTCTGAGGTATGTGCCGAAATCCGCCGCTCACACCCCATATCCTTGATCAGCTGTTTTTCCCCCTCTTTGATAGCTTCCACAGGCAAAGAACTGCAAGACACCGGCCAATACCAGCCCAAAATGCAGGCTGCCCAAATCAAACCTTATTTTCGCCCGATTAATTAACCATATCGGCTGCTGATGTCTGATCATCCCATGCTATTTACGGTTCCATTTCGCGGAGCTGGACTAACGAAAAAAAGATGGAAAGAACTTCTATGCAAAATGTCATTGATTATACACGTCCATTTGGTCCAAATGCGCCTTGGAATATCTCTGTTGAAAACCTGTCGATCGATGAAAACAGTGACGATCTGGCAAGCCTTCTATGGAACGATTCCTCGACGGACAGACCTCTACGCAACTTCAACATCAACAATGTTGAATACACCTACCCAGTATACGAGGTCACCTCGAGCACTCCTTTTTTCGAGGTGGTCGACCGCAATGGGTGGGGCAACTTGGGCGGAACCGAAATCCCATTCGATCCCTCGTGGAAGGCCGCCCCAGGTTCGGATGCTCAGATAATTATTCTTGATCCTTCAACGGGACGTGAATGGGATCTTTTTCAAGCCTCTTTTGATGGTGAAAAAGTTCATGTAACAAACGGCAATCTTGTTTCCGGTTGGGGCGGTTCAGACAACTATTTCGAAAGAGAAGTCGGTTTCGAACCATCCAGAGGTGCCGGGATACCCTACCTAGCCATGCTTGTACGACCCGAAGAGGTTGAGCAGGGCCGCATCGAACACGCGCTTTCTATGCCGATCCGCAACACCAGCGGAAGCGAATTTGCCGCTCCTGCAACTAAAATTGAATACCCGGGTGTTCGTCCTGACGGCATTCCCGAAGGCACTCGTTTTGCACTCAACGTATCCTATGCCGAAATCGACGCGCATCTGGCCAGCCTGCCAAGTGACATTCCGCAAGTTACGTTAGCCAGTCTCCGTGTCATCATGGTCGCCATGAAGGAATTCGGCTGGTTCATTACTGACACGTCGGGGTCCACACACTTCCAACTCGAGGCCACAACCTCAGCTAAAGAGGAATGGCAGCAGTTAGGCCTTGTTGACAAGGAATTTGATTTTGGTGTCTATCCTCGTGATGCGCTTGATGGGCTCATTCAGGAAGACAACATCGTTGCGTACGGGCCTAGTGACAATTACCCGACCGTAGAACTGGAACCTCTAACGCCGACTGAACCTAGTACGGCTGTGGGCTCTTCAGGCGACGAACAGCCGACGGATGAGCCTATTGGTGGCAGCGGCGGTGCAAGGATTCAAAGCGTTCTGGTTGGTACGGCAGACAACATTATTTTTGCCGGAGATCGGAGCGACGATGAGTTCTATAGTGGCGCTGGCAACGACACGTTATATGGAGGTGCCGGTAACGACACCATCAGCTCTGGGTTGGGAAACGACCAGGTCGGCGGCGGTGCAGGCAATGACGAACTTTGGGGCGGCGCTGGAAACGACACTTTATATGGAGGTGCCGGTAACGACACCGTCGGCTCTGGCTCGGGAAATGACCAGGTCCGCAGCGGTGCAGGCAATGACGAACTTTGGGGCGGCGCTGGAAACGACACTTTATATGGAGGTGCCGGTAACGACACCGTCGGCTCTGGCTCGGGAAATGACCAGGTCCGCAGCGGTGCAGGCAGTGACATGATCTGGGCGGGGGTCGGCAACGACGCGATTTATACTGCAAATGGCAATGACACGATTTTTGGGGCAACCGGCGATGACGAAATCTGGGCTGCTGCTGGGAACGACTTAGCCTATGGAAGTGCAGGTAACGACACCGTCGGCTCTGGGTCGGGAAACGACCAGGTCGGCGGCGGTGCAGGCAATGACGAACTTTGGGGCGGCGCTGGAAACGACCTGCTGAACGGCGGCACCGGAAACGACCTGCTGAACGGCGGCAGAGGTAATGACACCCTGCGCGGTGGTCGAGATGCCGACACGCTGGTATTTTCGTCCGGGACAGACCAAGTGATCGGCTTCTATGCAGGAGACCAGATTGATCTGTCAGGTGTGGCCTCGATCATCGGGTTTGCCGATCTGCAAGGCAATCACCTCTCGGGAGCGGTCAACGCGGTGATTGACGACGGATTGGGGAATACTATGACGCTAGCGGGCATCGGTTCTGGTACCTTGGATGCGGACGATTTCATCTTCTGACACTATCAGTATAATACGGTTCTAGGAAAAGCTCGGGCCACGTGTCTTAGATTTCTAAATATCCAGCCATCGACCGGGGCGTGTTTCGGATACCCAACTAACAACATGCGGGTTAGCAATTCAGCATCAATCGATGGACAGCCTGTGCTACTATAAAACGACGTCAGATTATGGCTGCATGTCCGAGAGATTGACGAAGCTGTCAATGGACCCAGGCTGATAATCCTGCGGATCGGGATCGTCTATCGAGAGTATTTAAAACAATGTGCCCTGCGCCTCTATCAGACACTTCGAACCTACCCTTGGTTATCTCTTTGACGCGATGCGAGCCGCTTGGCCGTCAATAGCAAAATTTTCTTGATTTGACGCAGCCGGTAAATATGTCCACGCCTTGTGGGCTTTTGGCTAGCTTTGGCTGTTCACCATCCTTTGCCATGTCATCAACCTGGAGAAATTTTTTGGGTCGACCCTTACAATATTTGATAATTATAAACGATAAATGTGTTATTCCTCGGACTCCTGACGATGCCACAACTGGGCATAACGTCCGTCTTTTGCCAGCAGCGCCTCATGGGATCCCTGCTCAACAACTTCGCCTTTTTCAAGCACGACAATGCGGTCCGCTTCGGCAATCGTACTTAGCCGGTGCGCGATTGTGATGACCGTTCGCCCCTTGCCCGCTTGCATCAGCGCGTCTTGGATTTCATGTTCCGTCTCGCTGTCGAGCGCGGATGTCGCTTCGTCCAACAACAAGATTGGCGGATCCTTCAGCAAAGTCCGTGCGATGCCTACCCGCTGCTTTTCGCCCCCCGACAGCTTAA
It encodes the following:
- a CDS encoding calcium-binding protein encodes the protein MQNVIDYTRPFGPNAPWNISVENLSIDENSDDLASLLWNDSSTDRPLRNFNINNVEYTYPVYEVTSSTPFFEVVDRNGWGNLGGTEIPFDPSWKAAPGSDAQIIILDPSTGREWDLFQASFDGEKVHVTNGNLVSGWGGSDNYFEREVGFEPSRGAGIPYLAMLVRPEEVEQGRIEHALSMPIRNTSGSEFAAPATKIEYPGVRPDGIPEGTRFALNVSYAEIDAHLASLPSDIPQVTLASLRVIMVAMKEFGWFITDTSGSTHFQLEATTSAKEEWQQLGLVDKEFDFGVYPRDALDGLIQEDNIVAYGPSDNYPTVELEPLTPTEPSTAVGSSGDEQPTDEPIGGSGGARIQSVLVGTADNIIFAGDRSDDEFYSGAGNDTLYGGAGNDTISSGLGNDQVGGGAGNDELWGGAGNDTLYGGAGNDTVGSGSGNDQVRSGAGNDELWGGAGNDTLYGGAGNDTVGSGSGNDQVRSGAGSDMIWAGVGNDAIYTANGNDTIFGATGDDEIWAAAGNDLAYGSAGNDTVGSGSGNDQVGGGAGNDELWGGAGNDLLNGGTGNDLLNGGRGNDTLRGGRDADTLVFSSGTDQVIGFYAGDQIDLSGVASIIGFADLQGNHLSGAVNAVIDDGLGNTMTLAGIGSGTLDADDFIF